In Nerophis ophidion isolate RoL-2023_Sa linkage group LG03, RoL_Noph_v1.0, whole genome shotgun sequence, the following are encoded in one genomic region:
- the LOC133549581 gene encoding thrombospondin-1-like: protein MMLWGIFLFLMLWRCEGARLAEARDDNSVYDLFDLVRVEKRNSGVTLVKGADPYSPAYKILNADLIPHVPDSSFGDLIDSIQFERGFILLVNLKQSKRNRGSLLTIEKKDGSGPVFEIISNGKANTLDVFYSTGNHQQLVSIEEARLATGHWRNITLFFQDDRVQLFVGCEEIDVSEMDETIQRVLSQELADTSRLRIGKGAAREKFIGVLQNVRFVFGTSLEAILRNKGCQSGATLNGVLTLENPVNGSSPAIRTDYTGHKTKDMQSVCGLSCEDIAGMFKELRELGVVVTQLTNELRQVSEFSAEIKQKIKNHNVCIHNGIVHKDKDEWTVDDCTECTCQNSATVCRKISCPLIPCANGTVPEGECCPRCGNPSDSAEDDWSSWSQWTQCSVTCGRGIQQRGRSCDRINSNCEGTSVQTRDCFPQECDKRFKQDGGWSHWSPWSSCSVTCGEGLITRIRLCNSPTPQMGGMECQGEGRQTEICHKSPCPINGGWGPWSPWDTCTVTCNGGIRTRKRLCSDPVPKYGGKDCIGEATTSQVCNKQDCPIDGCLSNPCFPGSKCTSFPDGSFKCGKCPIGYNGNGVACKDIDECKEVPDACHTQNGVHRCENTEPGYNCLPCPARYSGPQPFGRGVEQATAKKQVCKPRNPCQDGSHNCNKNANCIYLGIFSESMFRCECRPGYAGNGHICGEDTDLDGWPNSELLCVENATYHCKKDNCPNLPNSGQEDHDKDGRGDECDHDDDNDGIPDDRDNCPRVYNPAQYDADRDDVGDSCDNCVFEANTDQTDTDNNGEGDACAVDIDGDGVLNEHDNCPYVYNVDQRDTDRDGVGDHCDNCPLEHNPDQIDSDSDLVGDKCDNNQDIDEDGHQNNLDNCPYISNANQADHDKDGKGDACDHDDDNDGIPDDKDNCRLAFNPDQVDTDGDGRGDVCKDDFDQDNVLDIDDVCPENFAISETDFRRFQMVPLDPKGTSQIDPNWVVRHQGKELVQTVNCDPGIAVGFDEFSAVDFSGTFFINTDRDDDYAGFVFGYQSSSRFYTVMWKQITQTYWSHTPTRAQGYSGLSIKVVNSTTGPGEHLRNALWHTGDTAGQVRTLWHDPKNIGWKDFTAYRWHLIHRPKTGLIRVVMFEGKRIMADSGNIYDKTYAGGRLGLYVFSQEMVYFSDLKYECKDA from the exons ATGATGCTGTGGGGCATCTTTCTGTTTTTGAtgctttggaggtgtgagggcgCAAGATTGGCAG AGGCTCGTGATGACAACAGTGTTTATGACTTATTTGATCTTGTGCGAGTGGAAAAGAGAAACAGTGGGGTGACTCTGGTCAAAGGTGCAGATCCATACAGCCCGGCCTACAAGATCCTCAACGCAGACCTGATCCCCCACGTACCAGATAGCTCCTTTGGGGACCTCATCGACTCCATCCAATTTGAGAGGGGCTTCATCCTCCTGGTCAACCTGAAGCAATCCAAGAGGAACCGAGGAAGCCTCCTGACAATAGAGAAGAAAGACGGGTCCGGTCCGGTGTTTGAGATCATCTCCAACGGCAAAGCCAACACTTTGGACGTCTTCTACTCCACCGGCAACCACCAGCAGCTGGTGTCCATTGAGGAAGCACGCCTGGCCACAGGGCACTGGAGGAACATCACACTCTTCTTCCAGGATGACCGCGTGCAGCTTTTTGTGGGCTGCGAGGAGATCGACGTGTCCGAGATGGACGAAACCATCCAAAGAGTATTGTCCCAGGAGCTGGCAGATACCTCCAGGCTCAGGATCGGGAAGGGAGCGGCCAGGGAAAAATTTATA GGAGTGCTACAGAATGTGAGATTTGTCTTTGGGACATCTTTGGAGGCCATCCTAAGAAATAAGGGCTGCCAAAGTGGAG CCACTTTAAACGGTGTCCTCACTCTGGAAAACCCAGTGAACGGCTCTAGTCCAGCCATTAGGACTGACTACACCGGCCACAAAACCAAAG ATATGCAGTCTGTCTGTGGCCTCTCTTGCGAGGACATCGCAGGCATGTTCAAGGAGCTCCGGGAACTCGGCGTTGTGGTTACACAGCTGACCAACGAGCTGCGTCAAGTG TCTGAGTTCAGCGCCGAGATTAAACAAAAAATCAAAAACCACAATGTGTGCATCCACAACGGGATCGTGCACAAAGACAAAGACGAATGGACGGTGGACGACTGCACTGAGTGCACTTGCCAG AACTCGGCCACTGTGTGTCGAAAAATCTCCTGTCCTCTGATTCCCTGTGCCAATGGCACTGTGCCAGAGGGAGAGTGCTGCCCACGTTGCGGAAATC CAAGTGACTCTGCAGAAGACGACTGGTCTTCTTGGTCACAGTGGACTCAATGCTCTGTGACATGCGGTCGGGGGATCCAGCAGCGTGGACGTTCCTGTGATCGCATCAACAGCAACTGTGAGGGCACCTCAGTCCAAACGCGAGACTGCTTTCCTCAGGAATGCGACAAACGCT TCAAACAAGACGGAGGTTGGAGCCATTGGTCTCCCTGGTCCTCATGCTCTGTGACCTGCGGGGAGGGGTTAATCACCCGCATACGCCTCTGCAACTCCCCCACACCCCAGATGGGAGGCATGGAGTGCCAAGGAGAGGGACGGCAAACTGAAATCTGCCACAAGTCACCTTGTCCTA TCAACGGAGGTTGGGGGCCTTGGTCACCATGGGACACCTGTACAGTCACATGTAATGGAGGCATCCGGACCCGCAAACGTCTCTGTTCTGATCCTGTTCCCAAATACGGAGGGAAGGATTGCATTGGGGAAGCCACCACGTCTCAAGTGTGCAACAAACAGGACTGTCCCATTG ACGGTTGCCTCTCCAATCCATGCTTCCCTGGCTCAAAGTGCACCAGCTTCCCAGACGGCTCATTCAAGTGTGGCAAGTGTCCGATCGGCTACAACGGAAACGGCGTTGCGTGCAAAGACATCGACGAGTGCAAAGAGGTCCCAGATGCTTGCCACACACAAAATGGAGTTCATCGCTGCGAGAACACAGAGCCAGGATACAACTGCCTGCCATGCCCAGCTCGCTACTCCGGTCCTCAGCCCTTCGGACGGGGAGTGGAGCAGGCTACTGCCAAGAAACAG GTTTGCAAACCACGCAACCCTTGCCAAGATGGTAGCCACAACTGCAACAAAAACGCCAACTGCATCTACTTGGGCATCTTCTCTGAGTCCATGTTCCGCTGTGAGTGCAGGCCAGGGTATGCTGGGAATGGGCATATCTGCGGAGAAGACACTGACCTGGATGGATGGCCTAACTCTGAACTGTTGTGTGTGGAGAATGCAACCTACCACTGCAAAAAG GATAACTGCCCCAACCTTCCCAACTCTGGTCAGGAAGATCATGACAAGGACGGCCGCGGTGATGAATGTGACCACGATGATGACAATGATGGTATCCCTGATGATAGG gacaACTGCCCTCGAGTGTACAACCCCGCCCAGTATGATGCAGACAGGGATGATGTTGGCGACAGCTGTGACAACTGCGTGTTTGAGGCCAACACGGACCAGACGGACACTGATAATAACGGGGAGGGGGATGCCTGTGCTGTGGACATTGACGGTGATG GCGTTCTGAACGAGCACGACAACTGCCCTTATGTGTACAACGTAGATCAGAGGGATACAGACAGGGATGGTGTGGGAGACCACTGTGATAACTGCCCTCTGGAGCACAACCCTGATCAG ATCGACTCGGACTCAGATCTCGTGGGAGACAAGTGCGACAACAACCAGGACATTGACGAGGATGGCCACCAGAACAATTTGGACAATTGTCCCTATATATCCAACGCCAACCAGGCGGACCATGACAAGGATGGCAAGGGCGATGCCTGCGACCACGATGACGACAATGATGGCATTCCTGATGACAAAGACAACTGCAGGCTGGCCTTTAATCCTGATCAGGTGGACACTGATG GTGATGGCCGAGGTGATGTGTGCAAGGATGATTTCGACCAAGACAACGTCCTGGACATTGATGATGTTTGCCCAGAGAACTTTGCCATCAGTGAAACCGATTTCCGAAGATTCCAGATGGTGCCTTTGGATCCTAAAGGCACCTCCCAGATTGATCCCAACTGGGTGGTCAGACATCAAGGCAAAGAGTTGGTACAGACTGTCAACTGTGACCCAGGCATTGCTGTTG GTTTTGATGAGTTCAGTGCTGTGGACTTCAGCGGAACATTTTTTATCAACACAGATCGGGATGACGACTATGCTGGTTTTGTGTTCGGCTACCAGTCCAGCTCTCGATTCTACACGGTCATGTGGAAACAGATCACACAGACCTACTGGTCTCATACTCCCACTAGGGCTCAAGGCTACTCAGGCCTGTCCATCAAAGTGGTTAATTCCACCACCGGGCCTGGCGAGCACCTAAGGAATGCCCTGTGGCACACAGGAGACACAGCAGGACAG GTACGTACTCTGTGGCACGACCCCAAAAACATCGGCTGGAAAGACTTCACTGCCTACAGATGGCACCTTATCCACAGACCAAAAACTGGCCTTATTAG AGTGGTTATGTTCGAGGGTAAGAGAATCATGGCCGACTCTGGAAACATCTACGATAAAACCTATGCTGGGGGGCGACTAGGCTTGTACGTCTTTTCTCAAGAGATGGTTTACTTCTCCGAcctgaaatatgaatgtaaag ATGCGTAA